The genomic window CTGACCTGCTGGTGGAAGCTCTGAACATGATACGCACTCATTGAGGTGCATATGACACAAACCTGGCATATTGAGCTCCGGTTCTGAGAGTAGCCATTCTGGGAACCTTATACCCAGGAACCCTTCCAGAAAAATATATACAAGGCTTGGTGATGGAATAAGCATCTCATAAACTTGCTGAATTCTCACAACCTCATCAGTCTGGTAACGAGTTCTCTCTTGTGTACTGGCCACTGTGCAGCGCAGTCCCAGTTCTCTAAGATTATGGCTGTTCTTCAGTACAAGTTCAGTCCCTGGTACCGCTGACTCTAGCTTCTCGACCCACAGACGTTGGATATTGGGGAGGCGTCTCAATTCATCTAATCTGAATCCAGTACCACTCTCGAAAACTCCTCTTAGGTTGTAGAGCTGCTGAAACTTTGCAATCCCTTTTGGAACATGATCAACTGCAGTCTGTTCTAATTGCAAAAAACTTATGTTGGACAGTCTCATGAGACCAGCTGGCAGGCTATCCAGATGATGGCAACCAAGCAAAGAGAGATATTCAAGGCTGATGAGGCTACCTGTGGACTCTGGAAGTTTGTTAATCTCAGTATAGCTCAGATCTAGCAATCTCAATAGCACCAAGTTCCCCAATGACTCTGGTATGTTTTGGATGCTTGTTCCGCTGAGAACTAAAATACGGATATGCTCGAGCTTTCTGAATATTTCCTTGTGAATCAACTTGAAGTTCTTGTTATTAAAAAGTAGGAGACTCCTCAAACACTTATGCTCTTCTAGAGCGGGTATTTTTTCTACAGCATGGCTGATGCCTATGCGGCGCAGATTCGACATGGCATTATTATTTTCCGCATTCATGAATAGGGAGTGATCCTTTGTCAGATATTGTCCAAGTGACCTCAATAGATCATGCATTGTTGACACAGCCTTGTCTACATACTTTGGTATTGGTTGAATAAGATTCCTCCGAACTAGCTCAAGATAATACTCTTCAGCAATTTCATGTACTGAGAACTCATGCTCTTTCCTCACAAAACCTTCGGCAACCCACCAGTAAGCTACAGCATCACGGTGGATTCCAAAATTAGGAGGCAACAAAGCACACCAGAGAAAGCACTGCTTGAGTTGAGGGGGCAAATTGTTGTAACTTAAATACAGTGGGCCTCCAAGTTCTTTGGGGAGTCCATGAATGGACCATTTGCTATCTCGGATGCTCTTCCATTCGGCAACTGTTTTTTTGGTAGATAGGACACCTGCAACGACCTTTATGGCAAGAGGAAGGCCATCACATTTCTTTACAATTTCATACCCCATATTCTTGAATTCACTTATTTGCTCGGACGACTGAAAGGACTTCTTCATAAGCAGTTCTAAGCCATCATTGTAATTCATTTTGTTTACTCGGTGGGTATATATTGCATGCATTTCTGACAAAACATCCAGGTCTCTTGTGGTGACAAGGACATGGAAATTAAAGGCTCTCATGAAAGGCGATAGAAGAAGATCAATCCAGACATCAGATTTCCACACATCATCCAGGACAAGAAAAACACTCTTTCCTTTGATAGTGTCCACTAAAAGTGGAAGAAGCTCGGTCTTGGTCTCTAGTTGATCACACTTTTCTCCAGCCATTCGTATTGCCTGCTTTATCAACCCGGTCTCTGTGTAGCTCTGCGAAACGCACAACCATATACGAACTTGGAATTTCTCTCTTATCATCTGCTCATTATATATCTTCTGGGCTAACGTTGTCTTACCAATGCCTCCCATTCCTTGAATCCCCAGAACACTTCTACTATTCTCATGGCAGCCACTGACAATCATTTGTACTATGTTACCAACAGATTGTTTGATCTCTCTTCCAACAACCTCTAGTTCATCTATAGGGGATGTCTGATTTCTATCCACGGTTGTTACCTGGAACTGTTGACGAATGGTTCTATCCAAGCTGAACATCTGTGTGTTCGTTTTAATCTCATCAAGCTTTTCATTTATGTCCTTAGTTCTTCTAGCCACCTTATGATCAAATGAAAGCTTTCCAAAACAAGAAACCATAGACTGGTTGCAACATACCGATCTAGGTGGTAGCAGAAGCTTCTGTGAATGAACCATAACAAGATCTATGATGACATCAACATCAAACATAACATCAGTCATGCTCTTCCACCATGCCTCTATCCGTCTATCTTCCATGGCCAGAGCTTCTGTGTCCTCACGAACAGCGCTGAAGTATTCCAGATTTTTCTTCAGCCTCTTGATATCCTTTTTCACGCTTAGTGTCATCACAACCTCATCTTCGATAAGCTGACCCAGCTTTGTCAAAAATTTCGAAGTGAGAGCATCCAAAATTGTGCCCATAGTGGCCAAACCAATGGACTCTGACTTCGATGCAAGTGCGCCTGCCTTGATGTTTTGTGGGCCTTGTGCTGTGCAAATTGTCTACACAATGCTCTTGTCTGCATAAGTGAGTAataatttatttttatttcattACAACAAGCTCAAGAACCTTCGAGACTTAAATTCCTACAAGAAAAACTGTGGGATACTCTTTACTTTTTTTATGAATAAAATACCCTGGTCACATTCCACACAAATCCTGTGTAATCTACAAAGTGAAACTTATGTTTCCAGACCACTAATAAATAAGatatcaaatttgaaaaagtcAGGATCTTAGAGCAGCAACACATGAGCTTGCAGTGACAAAGAATGACACGAAACTAAAGGCTGTACCTTTCTACTCTTTGATAATGAAAGGAGTCAAGGACGTGGCGGCAGCACTGTCTAGGATTTAGTGGTTGAAGCCATGATCAGTGAATGCTGAGACATCTGCATCAATAACTGATGAATGGTTACCCAATGCCAGGATCATATAACTATAAGAGGCCATATGTGCAATTCAAGCACGGGGGATAGAAGAAGCAGCCATACCACTGTATAGAAGAGCGGCTTTGACCATACTCCTGTGCTCCAGAAGGAAAATCTCCTGCCTAGGTGAGATTTAGCTTGGCCACACAAACTAgcctgttggatgcttgctcacaCCTCATGGTTACCTCATTACATGGAAGGTAGAAGACCAGCTGATTGGTTTCTTGTCAAACTTGCCATAGGACCTATCCGTCCCTGTCACAGCCACACAATCAAGCACACCTTTCTTGTCATCAAACACGTCCTTGTTCGCATTTTTCTTCCCACCTTCCTCATTGTAAATTCCCACTAGTGACGAAATAAAAAATGGACAAGTGTTGTTGCAGAATTACAAGGTAAAGGCCCTTTCAGTAATTATCTTTTTCCATACATCCACTTGCTAGTAAAATATATGAACAATGATGCCCCTTTTCTTGATTCTAGTCAGATTCCAGACATGCAAGTTCGAAGCACTTTCTTCTTACGACAACCAGCTACAGGAACCACATGCCATAGACTTTAACTAGGAGCAAATATATTGTAAAAAGTGCAGagatgattatttgggcatttcatcaaacaattTTTATTTTGACTATATTTCATCAAACAATTCATAAGCAAAACTAAAGAGCATGGAACCAAGATATGATACTCAATTTTAAAGGAATAACGCCATACCTTTCGATTTAACGGCAAAATGTGAGAAGGAGTAGAGACAAAGGCGGCGGTCCAGTGGTGGTCTCTTGCTGGGATAAACAACAAAAGGATTCTTCGCAAGCCAGGAGCCCAAAATGTAGCATATGCAATTCAGGCTCGCGAGAAAGAAAAACCGGCTGGCAAGAAAGGAATTGGTCACCATGCCTCGGTGTAGACGAGCAGCGGCGAGCCTGCTCCTGCTGGGAGGTGGTAGAAGAGGAATCTCTTGCTTAGGTGAGATCAAACTAGCTCTTGTTGGATGGTTGCTCACAGAGTCACAAGCTAAGCCACTCCTTCTGCCTACACAGTCAATTCGTCAACCCAGCAGCTGGAAGAAGAGAACCTACCAACCAATCCTCCAAAGTCAAATGCAGAATGGCTACCTAATCAATTTATTGTAATATTTGCATCAGATTCGTTTAACATGAAATTATCCAGAAAAGGACAATCACTGATGCAGTTGAAGTCTTTCAGTCCGTTTATCTTAATCATCCAATAACATTTCAGCCATAATATACTAGTATGGTTGTCCACTTGTCCTCATCTACCTTGCACCGGCAAGACCTCGGTTAGGTGTAGAATCATTACATAGCAAGTGCCAACTTGGCTTGTCTCCTGCGAAGTTGCAAGATTTTGATTAGGATAGCGGATTTTTTAACCCAGAAACAGAGGAGAGGCTAGGAAGCGCACATGCGCATTTCGTCGAACAGCTCGTATGCATCCACTGATTTTCAAACAAACACTCAATGGAACCACCGGGCGGTGGGCAAACCAGCCGGCGAGAACGATCAACATCAAGGAGGGAGGCTGCGATTTGCAAATCCGCGTCCGGCCGCCGCTTAACTCCCACAATCACATGGCAGTTGATCCTTCTCCCTTGAACCGGACGCCGAACGAACGAGCAGAGAAGAGCAGAGCAGCTGGCCCGGAACAATGAGCCAGCTAGTCGAGACTGCGAGCTACTCGTACTCGATCGGATTGATGAGGCACCGGGAGATGGGCGGCGACGAGAGCAGTTTGGGGCGGGTGGCCGGGGACGCCGACGCCGACAATCCACCGCGACGACATGCCGCGCTTGGCGTGTGTCGTCCTGCAACTCTGATTGCAAACACGAGCCATGTTTTACTGTATCGGTCTCCAATGATGTCTGATGGGGTGAACTCATTTTGGACAACAATACACCACATAACAATGTTAGTGCACCTCCAAGGAGACCATCAAAACTCCGGTATATGTCCAACCAGACACTTTGTTCACTTTTATAATCGGACCCGGTTCTGCATCAGTTTGTGAAGTGGTCCGGATGTCCGTTTTTTTGAGCAAAATGAAGACAAACGTGGTATCTATACTAGAGTCCGGACATCCACTTGGCCACTCAAAACACTCTGCATGGtcctcctctcttctctctctgcACATGCATGGTCTttctctcctctcttttttttcaacCGGTCACCATACCACAATATCACACCACATGCATGGTCCTCACCAATTTTTTCTCCTCCCAACCGGATATTTTGTGAATAGCATTGGGTGACCCTCTCCGCATCATGTCCAGGAACCACGTCCGAACATAAAAACGGACATTTACAGGAGTTATTTGCGGGTCTGCGTTGGAGACGCCCTTACGAGATTGAGCTATGATGCTTTAGCTCCCTCTATCTCAAAGTaaatgtcgctgatttagtacaattaAGAAATAAAATCAAAAAATGAAAACAATGTTATTGTCAACGTCACCTAGGATATAAAAAAGAGTGAGCacagaaaatacaaaagagagCTTGTAGAAAAAAAAAACTTATAAAGAAAATCGAGTAAAAGACTGAGAACAGTTCAGTTCAACCATGACCAAAATATACAAGGACTACTCAGTCCTTGAACATTATAAGCATGTCATAGTTGTCCGTGATGATGTGATGAGTTGGGTCATGGATTCATATGCATCCTCTCACATTACCTCACGTAAACAGTATTTCACATCTTACACTAGTGGTATATTGGCCAAGTGAAGATGGAAAACAGTGGTTCGTCAGGTACTGTTGACGAGCTCATATATGCATTAGAAATTCGGTGGCTTTAACTTGTTTTTTTGCGGGAAGGTGGCTATAACTTGATCCATGTTTAATAATATGGACGTGTGTGTCATGTGATGTAGAGGCCAGTGTAATCCCCTTTTAAAAAAATGCATTAAGACAAACACAAGTTGCAGATTAGTGCTTGATGATGTGAGGCGTGTTTCCAACATAAGATTGAATTTATCGTCATGAGCAAGCTTGGTGATACCAAGCAACCTAGTTATTTTGGAAAAATAAAGTGAAAGCTCATCAAAGACTTTTTGACAATGGCTCgagtaagagcatggttaataagagAGGCAGCAGCCAGCTCTATAGTCATGTTCATGTCATCTATAGTCTTCATTCAGCCAACACCATATAATAGGACAGCTATAGGTTGGCTGTTGGGTTGAATTTAAGTATTAATCTTTGCATGCTGGGATTGGGAGGAATGACAAAGCGCTAGTTTACAGGCAACAATTCGGGCTGCAAGCGAGCTATTGCGCCTCGTAACGTGTGTATAGGCGGGCGACTAGTGAAGAGCcggctctgctctctctctctctcctcacttCTCTCTCTTCCATGTAGGATTTTTTTGACGTGGCAAGTCTTGTAGCCTGCTAAGTAGaacttattatacttgctctaagtaGGCAAGGTTTTCTCTATGTGACTAATCAAGTTGTGTGATGAAGTATCGAACATTGCTGAGAAAGACCATTTAGCTGACTTGTGGCACAAGATGCTTGGTCATATGAGTGAAAAGGGTATGCATGCTCTTGCTCACATTGAGTACCTTCCCGAGTTGAAATGTATATCTTTGAAACCATGTGCACATTATTTTTGTTCTGTCGACATGAACGAGAATTGCGGACCATGAAAATAGTGCATGATTGCCGGAGTCTGCCGAATTAGGATTTTGGAAATCCTATGACCTCACTCCCTCAATCTCTGTCACAGTGTGTGATGACGACCTTCGTTGTTGGGATCCTTTTGATGGCAACTGACTATGATCATTACTCAACTACCTGCTTGTACGAGGATCTTGACTTGCTTGGCATTCCACATCCAGAACATACTATGCACGCAACATTTGCGATCATGGAAAGTGATGATGACAATACATGATGACTTCGATTTGGTGGTGCTTTTTCAATACTTGAAATCCGAGGTCTGGCCCTATTTGATTATACCTGACAATGACGACGCTTCTTGTGTCATTAACTTATATAAGGCATTGCTCGGACTTGTTTTCAAGGTGAAAACCCATGATTTGGCTTAAGATGTTGCATCTAGTGATGGCGATGTTTGAGGATTGTTCCTTTTTtgaaggcgttgttgttgaagaaTGTTTtttgttgtactccctccttccatatatatatatatatagggtctaaTACATTTTTCAAGGTTGCacttgactattgataagattaataatatatgtgatgttgaaagtgcaactatccctaggtggttttggtaattcctaacaacatatagctcattgagctaatactattccaagacaaatatttcacgaaagctcaatgaatggcatggcatggatgagaaaagtggacccctcaaaatgcttaggataaaaggattggctcaagcttcaagctcaagactctacattttatattttagtgatccaagatcacattgagtctataggaaaagccaatactatcaaggagggatgaggtgttgcttaatgaggttcgcTCATTCCaacgccaccgagtttagatgtcatagcaaCTGCCACAAAccgtaggcaaatcggtcttaccgatagggatctcggtctcaccgagatgggattgtaatctctctgtttcccttcgtaacgtttcggtaccactgagatgagcgaccggtcccaccgagattgcaatgtaaactctctgtttcccttttgtaacatttcgtcccaccgaaatgagcgaaccggtcccaccgagtttacttgaccaactctctggttagcttattaccaaaatcggtctcaccgagtttgtgtaattggtctcaccgagattacgttatgccctaaccctaaccatatcggtcctatcgagttgcatgtcggtcccaccaaaaaccctaacggtcactaggtttactgaatcggtctgaccgagtttgttgattcggtcccaccgagattggtaaattgtgtgtaacggttagattttgtgtggaggctataaatacccctccacctcctcttcattcatggagagagccatcagaacaaacctacacttccaacttaccatttctgagagagaaccacctactcatgtgttgagaccaagatattccattcctaccatatgaatcttgatctctagccttccccaagttgctttccactcaaatcttctttccaccaaatccaaatcatgtgagagagagagttgagtgttggggagactatcatttgaagcgcaagagcaaggagttcatcatcaacacaccatttgttacttcttggagagtggtgtatcctagattggctaggtgtcacttgggagcctccgacaagattgtggagttgaaccaaggagtttgtaagggcaaggagattgcctacttcgcgaagatctaccgctagtgaggcaagtccttcgtgggcgacggccatggtgggatagacaaggttgcttcttcgtggacccttcttgggtggagccctccgtggactcgcgcaaccgctacccttcatgggttgaagtctccatcaacgtggatgtacgatagcaccacctatcggaaccacagctCAAAAATCAcggtgtctccaaattgcgtttgaattctccaaacccttccctttacattcttgcaagttgcatgctttattttccgctgctcatatactctttgcatgcttgcttgaattgtgttaagattgcttgacttgtgctaagtttgctaaaatctgccaaagactaaaattgggaaaagcttaagtttttatttggtcaagtagtctaatcactcgccctctagacatacttcaagatcctacagatgcataatgtgaaaattatatcattagaagcTCCTTCCACGTACGAATTTGATGATGTGcattgtgtaacttgcatgtcatatattattgctttaacatatggtcaaagttagcctcgaaaaaaaagttagcctcgaaaaacgcattaggccctatacacatggaaggagggagtacttgtGATGGCAAGATATGATTGGTGCAAATAGATATGATCACTAATGTAGATTCTTCGATCATTGTTTTCATTTCTTTTGAGTTCTCTCTCTTTTTACTCCATCCTGACATAGTTTTGGTCTTGTATAATTTTACTAATTGTCATTGTAATTTATTGTGCACCCGCGTTgatgtttttttaacacagtacaaatgcaagcactcatatacacgcgcatatactcacccctatgaacacaagcacaccctacccctatgagcccCTTCGAAAGACTGAGCAGACATagcatcttgaaatttatgaagccaccgtaggcacctcgtcgtcgacaggaacgtctccttccactgaatgcgcatcgccgaaaatcctgaaataaatccagaaataaatgcgagcaccaagacttgaaccctggtgggctggggataccataaTCCCTCTAGCCATCCAACCACAGGCTGGTTCGCCACATGCATTGATGTTGGTTGTGTGTATCATAGCTATATACTTAGGTTTGTATTTTCTTATGCTtaattttgagttaataaaatctaCAAAGAATATGTATATTCCATTTGAGTTTTTTCTTCGGTAGGTAGAAAAAAATCGGTCATAAATACTCTTTGTCGCAAGCAGAACAACTATACTAAGACTAgccataatgggtagtaacataatgtagtaacatgcccatgtctatagtggggagtaacatatgtgtgataacatgcaacacttcatttattaggctatagactcatcttgccttgatatgtgtgatgttactcatactagtagtaactatctatgttaccacatgtctctctttcttcatttattgcttgccacattatctactttatctagatatgtgtgatgttactacctatgttactcccaccgtGGGTAGTCTAATGAACAAGCTATGCATTAACTATTCTTCATCTTGGCAATCCCGCATGGTGATCATGAAGTGCCTCCGTGATGTCGGCGACCATGGCAGACAGCCAGTCGCTAGCATGCATTGTTCTTGttctcatccgacaccgggtccTTGGGGGTCCAGTTCCCCTCCATCAACGCCAGCTCACCGTACCCCGGCTGGTACGAGGCGTCCTTGAGCACCAGCCACGCCGCCTCGACGCGGCCCGCGCGAAGGTCGCTGACCGTGCCGACGACCCATCCGTTCATGTCCCTGTACATCTCCAGGAACTGCCCGAGGCTGTCGATGAGGTCGGTGAGGACACGCACCGTCTACATGACGTTGGCAACCCATCCGTTCATGaagtgcctgcatctactattattactccacacatcgaccgctatccagtatgcatatagagtattaagttcatgagaacagagtaacgcattaagcaagatgacatgatgtagagcgataaacacaagcaatatgatataaacctcatctttttatccttgatggaaacaatacaatacgtgtcttactGCCTctactatcattgggaaaggacaccgcaagattgaacccaaagctaagcacttctcccatggcaagaaagatcaatctagtaggccaaactaaaccgataattcgaagagacttgcaaagatatcaaatcatgcatataagaattcagagaagaaccaaataatattcatagataatcttgttcataaatccacatttcatcgaatctcggcaaacacaccgcaaaagagtattacatcgaatagatctccaagaacatcgaggagaactttgtattgaaaatcaaagagagagaagaagccatctggctaataattatggacccgaaggtctgtggtaaactactcacgcttcatcggagaggcaatggtgttgatgtagaagccctccgtaatcgattcccgctccggcagatcgccggaaaaggccccaagatgggatctcatgggtacagaaggttgtggtggtggaaaagtggtttcgtggctccccctgatgcttttagggtataagagtatatataggcaaaagaactaggtcggtggagctacgaggggcccacaagggtgggggtgcgcctaccccctgggcgcgccctcctacctcgtggacgcCTTGTTGCATCTCTGAATTCAACTCCAAGTATTCTAAtttcctttcggtccaagaaagatcaccgcgaaggtttcattctgtttggtattccttttctgcaaaactctagaataggcaaaaaaacagaaactggcactaggcctccggttaataggttagtcccaaaaataatgtaaaagagcatattaaagcccattaaacatccaaaacagataatataatagcatggaacaatcaaaaattatagatacattggagacgtatcaagcatccccaagcttaattcctgctcgtccttgagtaggtaaatgataaaacagaatttttgatgtggaatgctacctaacatatttatcaatgtaattttctttattgtggcatgaatgttcagatctgaaagattcaagaaaaaagtttaatattgacataaaaacaataatacttcaagtatactaacaaagcaatcatgtcttatcaaaataacatggcaaagaaagctatccctacaaaaatcatatagtctggttatgctctatcttcatcagacaaagtatttaatcatgcacaacctcgatgacaagccaagcaattgtttcatacttttgatgttctcaaactttttcaatcttcacgcaatatatgagcgtgagccatggacatagcactataggtggaatagaatggtggttgtggagaagacaaagaggagaagatagtcacacatcaactaggcgtatcaagggGCTAtgaagattcccatcaatagatatcaatgtgagcgagtagggattgccatgcaacggatgcactagagctataagtgtatgaaagctcaaaaagaaactaagtgggtgtgcatccaacttgcttgctcacgaagacctagggcattttgaggaagcccatcactggaatatacaagccaagttctataatgaaaaattcccactagtatatgaaagtgacaacataggagactctctatcatgaagatcatggtgctactttgaagaacaagtgtggaaaaaggatagtagcattgccccttctctctttgtttctcttctttttatttttttatttgggccttctcttttttttatggcctcttttttttcgttcagagtctcatcccgacttgtggggtaatcatagtctccatcatcctttcctcactgggacaatgctctaataatgaagatcatcacacttttatttacttacaactcaagaattacaactcgatacttagaacaaaatatgactctatgtgaatgcctccggtggtgtaccgggatgtgcaatg from Triticum aestivum cultivar Chinese Spring chromosome 3B, IWGSC CS RefSeq v2.1, whole genome shotgun sequence includes these protein-coding regions:
- the LOC123068617 gene encoding putative disease resistance protein RGA3, with translation MGTILDALTSKFLTKLGQLIEDEVVMTLSVKKDIKRLKKNLEYFSAVREDTEALAMEDRRIEAWWKSMTDVMFDVDVIIDLVMVHSQKLLLPPRSVCCNQSMVSCFGKLSFDHKVARRTKDINEKLDEIKTNTQMFSLDRTIRQQFQVTTVDRNQTSPIDELEVVGREIKQSVGNIVQMIVSGCHENSRSVLGIQGMGGIGKTTLAQKIYNEQMIREKFQVRIWLCVSQSYTETGLIKQAIRMAGEKCDQLETKTELLPLLVDTIKGKSVFLVLDDVWKSDVWIDLLLSPFMRAFNFHVLVTTRDLDVLSEMHAIYTHRVNKMNYNDGLELLMKKSFQSSEQISEFKNMGYEIVKKCDGLPLAIKVVAGVLSTKKTVAEWKSIRDSKWSIHGLPKELGGPLYLSYNNLPPQLKQCFLWCALLPPNFGIHRDAVAYWWVAEGFVRKEHEFSVHEIAEEYYLELVRRNLIQPIPKYVDKAVSTMHDLLRSLGQYLTKDHSLFMNAENNNAMSNLRRIGISHAVEKIPALEEHKCLRSLLLFNNKNFKLIHKEIFRKLEHIRILVLSGTSIQNIPESLGNLVLLRLLDLSYTEINKLPESTGSLISLEYLSLLGCHHLDSLPAGLMRLSNISFLQLEQTAVDHVPKGIAKFQQLYNLRGVFESGTGFRLDELRRLPNIQRLWVEKLESAVPGTELVLKNSHNLRELGLRCTVASTQERTRYQTDEVVRIQQVYEMLIPSPSLVYIFLEGFLGIRFPEWLLSEPELNMPGLCHMHLNECVSCSELPPAGQMPELLVLQIKGADEVVTIGTELLGKGVRSAAAFFPKLELLHIIGMCNLEKWSLNRNMCDDMEDNSQQLSLMPCLKRVLLLDCPKLRALPQDMSMIVNLKRIHIEGAHKLQEVVNLPAVLWLKVKNNACLRRISNLCKLQHLFVQDCPMLDQAENLCSLNRVYMIDCPHVQEFRNCLAEEEQGILVHVAADGRNIFPDESLCN